TGGCGGCGCGAGGGAAAGAACAAAGCGCAGGCTTATTGGATCAGGCCACGCAACGGCGGTATCGTGGCTTTTGGTGCGCTCGTTGAAACATGGAGCAGCGCTGACGGCTCGCAAATCGATACAGCGGGTATTCTGACCACAAGTGCAAACGGATTTCTCCGTCCCATCCACGAGCGTATGCCTGTGGTGGTGAAGCCAGAGGATTATGCCCGCTGGCTTAACTGCAAGACCCTGCTTCCGCGAGAGGTGGCCGACATCATGCGGCCAGTTCAGGATGACTTTTTTGAAGCCATTCCGGTGTCGGACAAGGTCAACAAAGTTGCCAATACCTCTCCTGACGTTCAGGCGAGAGTAGAGGAAAATCTTGTGGCGCCATCACTGGATCAGGCCAAAAGAAAGAAAAAGCCTGGGCCGGGTGATGAGCCCGACGGTCAGCTTTCCATGTTCTGACGAGCCGGACGCTGACGACGCGATGAAGCGGATCAGCCTGTCTTTTTGACTGCCAGAATTGAGCGGCGCGTATTGTCGTTGCGACCTTTGCTTTCGCGATTGGTCTTGCTCATCAACGCTGCAACCAGCACAGCCGGTCCGATTTCGCGGTACTGGTCAATGAGCTTGTCTTGTCGTGGTTGCAGTTCATTTTTAGGCATTGGTCCATCCTCTTCCAAATTACACTCACCATTTTGTGATTGATTGGGACGGAATGAAGGCTGTTTAGAGCCGGTTTTGAGGAATTCCGGTTAACATCAACGGGATAAGGATGAAGGGGGAGTGGGGTTGCCGAAATGCAACAGCGATTTTGACGAGGCCGGCTTCATATAAGCCTGTCAGGCACTCCAGCTTCACCAGTCTGAGGGAAATACTTTATTTCTATTGAACTTTTTCAAAAGCTCTTGACGTGATTGAGGTCGAGAGAGATAAGTAGCGTCATGAAAACGCCGACCACGATCATTTGTACTGGTTCGATTATTATTGGCTAGCAGCTTGCTGGCCCGGCCGTTTTCGTCTCCCCTACCATGAAACAGGATGATAACGCCCCGGCCAGACGGCTGCGGTCTTTCGTGCCCGTATTTTCAGGTCCTTTGGGGAAATAAAATGGCTGATGCGCCGCAACTACGCCTATACAATACTGCCACTCGCACGAAGGAGTATTTCACCCCCATCGATGCAAATAATGTGCGCATGTATGCCTGCGGACCGACCGTTTATGACTTTGCCCATATCGGCAACGCACGTCCGGTTATCGTCTTTGACGTTCTTTTCCGCCTGCTGCGCCATTTCTATGGCACGGAAAAAGTCACTTATGCGCGTAACATCACCGATGTTGACGACAAGATCAACGCGCGTGCTGCTACTGAATATCCCAACCTTCCGCTCAATGAAGCAATCCGCCGGGTGACCGAAGGCACAAACAACCAGTTTCAAGCTGATATCAAGGCTCTGGCAAATCTGGAGCCGTCGAGCCAGCCGCGTGCAACCGAGCATCTCGACGACATGCGTAATATTATTGAGAAGCTAATCGAGCGCGGCGTTGCCTATGTTGCAGATGAGCATGTGCTGTTTTCCCCGTCAGCGATGAACGCTTTGGGTGGCGCACGCTATGGCGCGCTTTCCCACCGTCCATTCGATGAGATGCTGGCCGGCGCTCGCGTCGATGTTGCATCCTATAAGCGCGATGAAATGGATTTTGTGCTGTGGAAGCCATCGCGCAATGGTGAACCCGGTTGGCCTTCACCGGCAGGTATTGAAACGCTTGGTCGCCCCGGCTGGCATATCGAGTGCTCGGCCATGTCTATGGCCAAGCTGCTGGCGCCTTTTGGCGGCGGTTTGAAGTGTGATGATCCGTATAAGAACCAGTTTGACATTCATGGCGGTGGCATCGATCTGGTGTTCCCGCATCATGAAAACGAGCTTGCGCAATCATGCTGCGCATTCGGAACTGAGCGTATGGCCAACATCTGGATGCATAATGGATTCCTTCAGGTTGAAGGGCAGAAGATGTCTAAGTCGCTTGGCAACTTCATAACCATTCGCGATGTGCTGAACGATGGTTTGCCGCAGCTTGGTGTCTGGGATGACAAGGATGCTCGCGATCGCTGGGTCGGTCTGGCTGCTCGTCTTTCTATGCTGCAAACGCATTACCGCGAGCCGATCAACTGGACGGCGCAGCGTCTGGCAGAATCTGCCGAAGAGCTGCATCGGTGGTATGGTTTGTTGCGCGACGCGGACTTTGCTGCGCCTTCTGCACTTTCCGTTGTTGAAGAAGTCGCTGACGCATTGTCGGACGATCTCAACACCTGGTCTGCTATCACGGCTCTACGCAAAGCATTCAAGGCCAAGGACGTTGCAGCTTTGGGCGAGGGCATGGCGCTATTAGGCTTGCTCGACCCTTACTTTGTGACAGCACAGGATTTGCCGGTATTTGCAAAGGCAGATGTTGATACAGCTGCAATCGATGCATTGATTGCCGAGCGCCTGAATTTCATAGCTGGCAAGAACTGGGCAGAAGCAGATCGTATTCGCGATGAACTTCTGGCGCAGGGCGTGCAGTTGAAGGACGGCAAACATCCTGACACCGGCGAACGCATCACGACATGGGAAGTGGTAAGCTGACGATCGGTTAGTTTCTGGGAGGAAGCCATGACGCTTGATAATAAGCCGCTCTATAGCGGGGGATGCCAGTGTGGTGCGGTGCGCTTTCATGTCGAGGGCGTACTTGGTTCAGCATCTATCTGTCATTGCCGCATGTGTCAGAAAGCCTTTGGCAATTTCTATGCGCCGCTGGTCTCGGTGGGTGAAGCAAAACTCATTTGGACCCGTAACGAACCGAAGCGTTTTCAGTCGTCGAATCACGTCAAGCGTGGGTTCTGTGCTGAATGCGGAACTCCACTGACTTACGAAGCACCGGATGGCGTGGCGCTTTCCATAGGCGCTTTCGATGCACCAGAAGAGATTGAACCCACAATTCAATGGGGTGTCGAAGTCAAGCTTCCCTATGTCGATGACCTCGCAAAACTACCCGGTTTCGAGACCGAACGAGATCCGGAAAGTGTCCAGTTTGTAAGAACCATGGTGTCCTACCAGCACCCCGACCACGATACTGAAAACTAAAAAGCCATAAATTATCAAGGCATACACCCACCGACAGGCAGGCAAAATGGCACGCGAACGCATCTATATCTACGACACGACCTTGCGGGACGGACAGCAGACTCCCGGCATTGACTTCTCTGTCGAAGACAAAAAAGCGATTGTCATTCTGCTTGAAGAGCTGGGCGTGGATTATGTCGAAGGCGGGTATCCGGGTGCAAATCCAACGGATACGGCCTTCTTCAAAAAGCGACAGACCTCACGGGCCAAGTTTGCAGCTTTTGGAATGACCAAGCGTGCAGGCGTTTCGGCATCGAATGATCCGGGATTGACTGCACTTCTGCAGGCCTCGAGCGATGCAGTCTGTTTCGTTGCCAAAAGCTGGGATTACCATGTGCGGATCGCTCTCGGTTGCACCAATGAGGAAAATCTGGAATCGATTACTGCATCGGTGACAGCTGTTCGTATGGCTGGTCGTGAGGCGCTGGTTGATTGCGAGCATTTCTTCGATGGATACAAAGCCAACCCTGAATATGCATTGTCTTGTGCGAAGGCTGCCTATGAGGCAGGCGCTCGTTGGGTCGTGCTTTGCGATACCAATGGCGGGACACAGCCGTCGGAAGTGGCTGAAATCATCAATGCGGTCAAAGCTGTTGTTCCGGGCGAAAGCCTTGGCATTCATGCTCACAACGATACCGAGCAGGCCGTCGCCGTTTCGCTTGCTGCAATCGATGCAGGTGTGCGCCATGTGCAGGGAACACTGAATGGGATCGGCGAGCGTTGCGGTAATGCGAACCTCGTTTCTCTTATTCCGACACTGGCATTGAAGCCTTATTGGGCTGATCGCTTTGAACTTGGTGTCAAGCCTGATGCGCTGAAAGCAATCACCCGCATTTCACGCGCCTTTGATGATATTCTGAATCGTGCGCCGACCGAGCAGGCGCCCTATACAGGTACGTCCGCCTTTGCGACCAAGGCAGGCATTCATGCCTCAGCACTGCTTAAAGACCCGCAGACTTATGAGCACGTTCCGCCTGAAACCGTTGGCAATCGCCGTCGCGTCATGGTTTCGGATCAGGGTGGTAAGTCGAACTTTATCGCCGAACTGGAGCGTCGCGGCATTCGCGTTGCCAAGGACGATGTGCGACTGGATACGTTGATTGCGCTGGTCAAAGAGCGCGAAGCAGAAGGCTATGCTTATGAAGGTGCTGATGCGAGTTTCGAGCTGTTGGCGAGAGCCATGCTCAACCCGCAGCCAGAATTCTTCAAAGTCGACTCTTTCCGCTGTCTTGTTGAACGTCGGTTCGATGCCAATGGTTCATTGAAAACTGTTTCGGAAGCCGTGGTGAAGGTCGAAGTCGACGGTGAAATGCATATGTCGGTTGCCGAAGGACATGGTCCGGTCAACGCTCTCGATATTGCGCTGCGCAAGGATCTTGGCCGCTATCAGGATGAAATCGAAGATCTCGAACTGGTGGATTTCAAGGTGCGTATCCTCAATGGTGGTACGGCAGCTATCACCCGCGTTTTGATTGAATCCGGTGATGCTACGGGTGCTCGTTGGCGCACGGTTGGCGTCTCCGACAATATCATCGATGCATCGTTTCAGGCGCTGATGGATTCGGTCAATTATAAATTGATGAAAAACCGTTCTTTAGCTGGTCTGGTGGCGGCTGAATAAGCCGCTTCTTTCACGAAGATTGATGCTTTGATCAGTTTAATTGAATAGATTTTATGGATTGATCGGCGCATAGCAGTCTGACTAACTCGAAAAAGTTCGTAGCTTTTTCGAGCCTACACTTAATTCGGAGATGGAAATGACCGAGCAAACCTTATCCGGAGGCCAGCTTTCAGATGGAAGCCGTGGCTTCATGATGGCTATGGGGGCTTATGGTCTTTGGGCTATTTTGCCCTTCTATCTCAAGGCTTTGTCACATCTCCCCGCACTTGAAATTGTCGTGCATCGCGTGATCTGGTCGGTGCCTGTTGCGGCGATTTTGCTACTCTTCATCGGTCAATTTCGCACAATCCTTGATGCTCTGCGCAAGCCGCGAATGCTTGCAATGGCTGCACTGACCGCTGCACTTATCACTGTAAACTGGTCGGTTTATGTTTGGGCTGTTGCGCATGACCAGATTATCGGCGCCGCACTCGGATACTATATCAATCCACTATTCAATGTGGTTTTGGGCGGGCTGTTTCTCGGTGAGCGGCTGTCAAAAGTGCAGTATGTTGCAGTCGGCTTTGCATTTGCCGCTGTTCTCGTTCTGACTCTCAATGCTGGTGGCCTGCCTTGGGTTTCACTGGTGCTACCGCTGACATTTGGTCTTTACGGATTTTTCCGCAAGTCTTTGCCTATGCCACCTTTGCAGGGCTTTACGCTTGAAGTGGTTATCCTTTCAATCCCGGCGCTTGGCTATGTTTTCTGGTTGATGGCCAATGGTCAGGATCATTTCTTCTCAGGCACTATGTCGAACGTTTCGCTGCTGTTGCTTGCAGGACCATTCACTGCAATTCCGCTGATCCTATATGCTGGCGGTGCAAAGCTGCTGCGTTATACGACGCTTGGCCTTATGCAGTATCTTACGCCTACGCTGCTGTTTATCTTCGCAATTTTCATTTTCCACGAGCCATTTTCGAATGCGCAGCTCGTAGCTTTTGTTCTCATCTGGACAGGCCTGATTATCTACACGTGGTCGTCTTTGTCGGCGCATCGTAAGGCACGCGCCAGAGCCTGATAAATTTAACTTGAGCGTTTGAGCTTCTATCTCCGGTGGATTATGGCCACCGGAGCCATAATTTGGCCGTGCTCTGGCCCTCTGGTCCGTTTGTTATTTCAGATGGAATTTGGAGCCGCTCACTGCATGCTGTTTCGTGCTGCCCGCAGAGATAAGCAGATTCACGTTGTTGTATCGCCAGATCTCATGATCCGGTCCAACGACGCGCATGCTGCTGCTTTGGCTGAGCATACGAAATTGCCTCCGCTTTCGCAGCGTGCTCTCAAGCCACTAGAACGCGTACGCTTTTCAATTCACACACATCGACGCGCTTGTATTGCGCTGGCGTCAGCTACGCTTCTGGCGGGTGGCGCAATGGCTTTGGTGACGGGAGGTTTGGTGCGACATGGACATGCTTCACAGCCTGTGATGATCGATCCTACCACGCTGGTTCACAGTCATGCGGCCATGAAAGAAGCGCGGCTGGTTCCTCAGAATGAAGTTGATGAGAACCGACGCATTGCCAAGCGCATCGATATTGCCGAAGGTACCGACGATGGAGAAGCGACGCTCTTTACCTATCAGCATGTCATCCTTGATTTGAAGAATGAAGGAAGCGGGCGGGGTCTGCTCGATCTGGCATCGGTACGAGGTAAACGGCGAGGGGAGAAAACCTCTGATCAGCCAGATGAAATTTCAGCGCTTGCCAATCAAAAAGGTGTGCCGCTGAATGTAAGCTTTGCCAAGCCAGCGGATACGCCTCACAAAAAAGCGCACGAAATTGTTCTCGCTCCACAGTCGCGCGAGAAGGTGGGTGTACTCATGCAGGCGGCGGATGTTTCCGCTGACGATGCAGCACATCTGGAACAGGCGCTTGGTCGAAAAGACCTCGTTCCTGGTGATAATCTGGTTCTGCTACTCGATCAGTCGCAGGGCAAGCCAGCGCATATAACCATGGCACGGTTCAGACATGGTAATGCATCAGATTCCGTTTATGGACGGACAGACGATGGTGTTTTCCGCGCGAATGATAATCAGAGACTTTTCGCGCGTCTTTCTCATGATGCTATGTTGTCCGCATCGCGCCAGCCCGCTAAAAAAGTAACGGATGGATCTGTTCAGTCCCGGCTTATTGCAGCAGGGGTACCGAGCGAAGTCGCGGATGATGTGAAGAAACTCGCGGCTGAGAATAACGTATCGCTTCAGAAGGGCGCCAACGGGGTTGATAAAATCGACCTCCTGTTTCGTGAGAGCGTGGATGCCGATCCTGAGCTGGTGTTTGTGGAGTTTACTACAAACGGTCAGGCCAAGCGTCTTTACAGGCATGAAGTCGAGGGAAACGCTGACTATTTCAACGAAGATGGTTCCTCGATGACCAAATACCTCATGCACAAGCCACTACCAAATGGCCGGTTGAATGATGGTTTTGGCTGGCGTGTGCATCCGGTTTTGCATGTCCGCAAACATCATAATGGCGTGGATTACGATGCACCGATCGGCTCGCCGATTGTCGCTGCGGGAGATGGAACGGTTGAGCTGATTTCGTCGCAAAAGGGTTATGGCAAGTATGTGCGCATTCGCCACCAGGGCGGCTACAGTACCACCTATGCTCATCTCTCCGGAGAAGCGAAGGGGCTGAAAGTCGGCCAGCATGTGAAGCAGGGTGAAGTGATCGCTTATGTGGGATCAACCGGCTACTCGACCGGACCGCATTTGTATTATGAGCTCAAAGTCGGTGATCATTATGTCGACCCGCTCAAAGCACAGCTCAATGCGGGTGAAAAGCTGACAGGTTCATCCATGTCGAGCTTCCGCTCGGAAATGGATCATGTCGATAAGGTTTTCAAGCAGATGAATTTGGCGCCACTGACAAGTGACGCCAAAGATGGTTCAAAGATGAATTGAATCACACTGGCCGGTAAGCATTGGCCAGTGCAACAAATTCTTCGACGCTTAGCGTTTCGGCGCGCCGGGTACCATCAATTCCGGTCTTTTCCAGAAGTTGTGCGCCGCCGACAGGCTTGAGGCTCTGACGCAGCATTTTTCGGCGTTGCCCGAAGGCTGCCTGCGTAATCTGGCCCAAAGCATCCGCGCGACATGGGAGCGGCTCTTCACGCGGCGTGATATGGACGACCGACGACATAACTTTCGGCGGAGGCGTAAACGCCTGTGGGGGCACGTCGAAAGCAATTTTCGAATGCGTACGCCAGCCTGCCAGAACGCCGAGGCGCCCATAATGATCCGTATCAGGTGCGGCCACAATACGCTCGCCAACTTCACGTTGGAACATCAGGGTCATCGAGGAATAAAAGGGTGGCCAAGGCTCTGTCAGAAGCCAGTTGAGCAGCAATTGTGTTCCCACATTATAAGGCAGATTAGCCACGATGCGTGGCTTCGGGCCATCCGGAAAGAGAGCTTTGAAATCTTGCTCCAATGCATCACCGGAAATAATGCGCAAACGTCCCGGATAATGCGCTTCGATCTCTGCAAGAGCATCAAGGCACCGTTCATCGCGCTCAATTGCGGTGACAATAGCACCCTGAGCGAGCAAGGCGCGTGTCAGACCACCCGGACCGGGACCGACCTCGATAACCGGCTGATCTTGCAGATTGCCTGCCTGTCGAGCGATCTTCGATGTTAGGTTCAGGTCGAACAGAAAGTTCTGCCCAAGCGACTTTTTAGGCATCAGGTCATGCCGTTCGATGACCTCACGCAGTGGCGGAAGATTGTCGATGCTCATGATTTCCGCCTTGCTTCGTTTTCGGCGAGTTCCTGTGCCAGCCTTATGGATGCTATAAGACTGTCAGGGCGCGCTATGCCTTTTCCTGCAATGTCGAAGGCAGTTCCATGATCAGGGGATGTTCGGATAAATGGAAGCCCGAGGGTAACATTGACCGTCTCGTCAAAAGCGAGAGCCTTCGCCGGAATAAGCGCCTGATCGTGATACATGCAAATGGCGACATCATAAGTCACGCGTGCTTGTGCATGGAACATGGTGTCAGCAGGCAATGGTCCCCAGGCATTGATGCCCTCACGCTGCAATTCTTCGACTGCTGGCCGAATAATAGCATCATCTTCCTTGCCCAGTGCACCCCCTTCACCCGCATGAGGATTGAGGCCGGAAATCGCAATACGAGGTGCTGCTATGCCAAAACGATCCGTCAGTTCCTGCGCCGTGATGTAAGCCACTTCCAGAATATCATCCTTGGTCAGTAAGCGCGGGACGTCGACGAGAGGGATGTGGATTGTGACTGGAACGGCACGTAGTTCGGGGCCAGCCAGCATCATTACCGGAATGACTGTGCGTCCGAGATGTTTGCTAGCGAGTTCAGCGAGAAACTCCGTGTGTCCGGGATGTTTGAAACCTGCATCGTAGAGCGGCTTTTTGGCAATCGGGCAGGTGACAACGGCTGATGTTTCGCCACTCAATGTCAGCGCAACGGCGCGTTCTATTGCTTCAATAACACCTGCTGCGTTTTCCGGCAGAGGTTTGCCGGGGCTTTCCTTATGCGTGTTTTTCAATGGCAAAACGGGCAGTTTTACATCAAAGACGTCGCAAGCATCGGCAGGGGTGCTAATCGTTGCGATTGGCACATTCAGGCCAAGATGCTGCGCGCGGTCTGAAAGCTGCGCCGGATCGGCAATGAGCAGAAACGTTGGCAGAGAAAGCTCTTTGCGCTGCAACCATGCGCTGAGAGCAACATCAGCTCCAACACCTGAAGGATCGCCAATGCTGACGGCGAGCGGAGGAACCGGGTGAATAGTCATAGCTGTTTATCTCGGCTGATGAAATAAGGGGGCAGACGCCCCCTCAAATTATACGGTCAGTTTTGCACTGCCAAGGCTCTGGAGCGAAACTCAACGATTTACAATCGTTGCCTTTTCGCGCAGCTCAGCAAGATACTTCTTGCTCAGATCATCAGCCTTCTTTTCCTGTCCCGCTTCGGAATCGGTGCCTTCCATGGAGAAGACAAGCTGCGCGACTCGGTCATCGGAAACTTGACGCGTCGAGCATACGGCTAGAATTTCAACACCTTTTTCGGTGTCATGTGGAGGAGTTGCGCGGTTTACGCCAGCAGCTTTGACGTCTTTGGCCCATTCGCCCGGAAGTTGCTGTTCGATAACCCGACCGAGATCGCGAACTGTAACGTCGATCATGCCCTTGGTTAGCTGACGGGTAGTGTCGCAGCTCTGGAAGCGCGAGCGCAATGCATTTGCTTCCTGGCGACGCTTGCCGAGCAGAGCAGGCGAACGCTTTGCATTTGGAACGACGAAAATAACCTGCTGCAGATGGTATTCAGTTGAGACAGGCTTTTTGCCGCCGTCTTTCAGCATACGCTGAACAGCGTCCTGCTCGCTAACCATACCAGTGGCGCGGAAGCGCGCGCTGACCAGGCGACCCCAGCCCATCTGGACCATGATGTATTTCTTGAAATGATCAGGTGTAATGCCAGCCTGATTCATCAGCTGATTAAGCTGAGCGACGCTCATCTTGTTACGGGTCGCAAAGCCTGCATAGGCCTGATCGACTTCCTGATCGGAAATGTTAATGCCGCGCGATTTCATTTCGACGCGCTTCAGCATTTCTTCAGTCAGTTCTTCACGAGCAACCTGATTAAGATTGCCGCCTTTACGCTGCAGTTTCAGAAATGCTGCACGGCGCTGAATATCGCCGTTGGTGATTGCATTGCCGGAGACAATGACCTTGACCTCCGTTCCGCCGGCAGCAAATGCCGGTGTCAAAGTCGCAGCCGTTCCAAGCGCCGTCACACATACGGCAGCGCCCAGCAGGGAGGCGAATAGAGGTCTTGCAAACATCATCTTTATTTCCCGATTTCCTTCAGGTCGGCGAATGACAAATTTCACCGGATGTGTCCAATCTTACTAGTCATCTGACGCAAGTTCAAACTGAACAAGCATATCAGAGGCCAGACATATTATGATGCCTGTATAGAGGAGCCAAAGCGGCGAAACAATGACCCTTTAGCAATTTACGAGGTAATTAAAGGTACTTAACTGAATAAAATCGATAAAAAAGCGAACGTTATTTGAAATGATTAAGTGATGCTGCGGCATAAAAGGAAAGAGCGGAACAAGTTGGATTGTTTCCGCTCTTTCGAAGTTTAGAAGGTTTGAGCGCCGCTGCCAATGTCGCCGAGTGTTCTGAACGATATATTGAATCCAACGCTATGAGATGCCTTGTCCTCACCCGGATTACGGGTTTGGACGTAAGCCATCGAGTAGGTGAAGCATTCATCGTCATAGGCAAGACCAGAGGATGCGCGAACAAGTGTATCCGACACAAGGTCATAAGTGCCTGAACCGAAGACACGCCAATTAGCATCTAAACGTGCAGTAGCAGCACCCGTAACTTCCTGCCGGAGCTCTGAATAACCATAAGCCGGCTGCGGAGCGATGTAAGCATACTGAGCTGAAACCGACAGCTTCTGCCAGTTTTGCTGTACTTCGAGTTCGCCACGCTTAACGTCTAGGTTATCCTTGTCAAAACGTCCGCGTGCAGCCAGTGCAAGACCGGTCGAATTAGAGGTGCCGATCATTGCAACATAATCGGAACGTGCATCCTGAAGACCGGAATCTGCCCCTACATTCAGGAAATCGCTGGTGCCATACGAATTCACGCCGCCGAGCTGGAATGATTGCCCTGCGAGAGCATACAAGCCCCAGTCGCTATTGCTGAAGTTGCCCGAATAGCGAAGACCTAGATTGGCACGAGTGCCGCCTTCCACACGGTCATAGCCAGAGAACTTGTCACGCGAGAACAGGTTTGTAGCATCAAACACGAAGCTCTGTGCATCTTCGTTCGGAAGTTCGCCCGCGTAACGTTCGTTGTTGCGCATATAGATCTGCGCGATCGGCTCAAGAATATGTGTTGAGCTGGTGCTTGAGAACAGGATCGGCCAACGCAATTCAAGGCCAGCCGTCGCCATTGCGCGCAATGCTTCGGAGCGAACTATGGCGTCGGTGTAACCCGCAACAGCTGGATCAAAGTTCGTATTGGCACTGATAGCATCACCGCGCAGAGCCAAAAGCGGCGTAATTACCAAACCAGATGGCGTGATAAATGTACGCTTCCACTCAGCTTCCGTCGTAAGACGCGCATTTGTGCCGCTGAAACCAGGGATGCGTGGGTAATAGATCGAATTATTACCTGGATTGAGCGTATAATTCGCATTCTGACGATACAGAACCTGCGCATTGGTGGTGATGTTAAGTTCACCACCATAAACAGGATCAGGCACGGTGTAAGAATAGTCGAGACTTGGGAAAACCCAAGGCTGCTTCGAATGCATTTCCACGTCTTTATACGTAGACGTGAGCGGATAAGATTCCTGCACATTGAAGCGATAGAAGTTGAGGTCGAAGTAATTCCGGTTATTGATGCCGGTTAAATAGATCTTTGAAACCTGAGTTTGTGCGTTATAGCCCTCAAGATTGTAGGTACGGCTAAAATTGCGATCGGTCTGGGCCATGACATCCCAGCCAAACTTCCAACGCGAATTGATATCGAAGTCGCCTTTGGATGCGACCATGCCGCGGTTATCTTCACCGCGATCTAGCGTATTGGTGCTGAACTCACCCGGCTTCATCTGATGAATGCCAGCAATCTGAAGATTATAGGAGCCGTTTTCGAGACGATGACGCCATTCGGCCTGCGTTAGGAAGCCTTGCTTCGTGTAAGCAGTTGTCGAAAGCGTCAGATCGTAATTCGGTGCTAGAGCCCAGAAATAAGAGTTCTTGATGCCGAACCCAAGATCGTCTTTATAGCTGAAACCTGGAAACAGAAAGCCGCTCTTACGCTTGACTGTCGGGTCGGCCATTTCGAAGGCTGGGAAGTAAGCCAACGGAATGCCGAGCAGCTCAAACTTGCCACGTTCAAAACGCACGGTCTTAGTCGCGCTGTTCCAAATGATCTTGCGTGCCTTGATCTGCCAAAGCACAGGCTTGTCCGGATCTTTTTCGCAAGCCTGACAGGCCGTGTACACACCATTATTAAAGGTGGTGATCTCACCGTTGCTACGCTCCGCGCTTTCGGCGGCAAAACGGGTGTTGTCGGTGGTCTCAACGCGAAGGCCATTCACAAAGCCGTCGCGGAAACTATCCGTCACATCAAGATGGTCGGAGTAAATCTTGTTGCCATCGCGCTCTACAATTTCAACGTTCCCAGTCGCAGTCATGCGACGGGTCTGCTGATTATAGGTTACTTTATCCGCGACGAGGCGATTGCCGTCATATTCAATGCGAACTTTACCCTGAGCGGTAACGACGTTCACATCGCGATCATAGACAAGCTCATCTGCCTGCAGAAGCATACGCGCATTCGGATCGCTCTGGTAATTTGCTCCCAGAGCATCCTGCGCCTGTACCTGCGAAGGAAGGATTGCGACTGAAATGAAAGGTATAGCAAGGCCGCACACCAAAGCAGTCCCGCGTGCAAGACGCGTGAATGAATGGGGCAATACCATGCGGGCGTTACTCGAACCCACTAACCATCCTCCTTATGCAACAAAAAGGAGACACCAAAAAATGTCGCAATAATTACAGGAACCCATGCTGCAACGAATGGAGGAACGAATCCTGCATTGCCGAATGCCTTCACCAGTACCGAAACGACATAAAGCATGAAGCCGGCGACAACGCCACCCAGAATCATCGCTCCGGACTGACCAAACCGCACAAATTTCAGGGACACTGTTGCAGCAATGAGAGTCATGGCCATCAGC
The Ochrobactrum sp. BTU1 DNA segment above includes these coding regions:
- a CDS encoding SOS response-associated peptidase; translated protein: MCGRFSLTASREEVEALLGAMIEEDFPPRYNIAPTQPILSILAGETPPPGSNRPDRIGMLVRWGFVPSWVKDPNDWNLVFNIRSETAAEKNSFRAALNHRRALIPASGFYEWRREGKNKAQAYWIRPRNGGIVAFGALVETWSSADGSQIDTAGILTTSANGFLRPIHERMPVVVKPEDYARWLNCKTLLPREVADIMRPVQDDFFEAIPVSDKVNKVANTSPDVQARVEENLVAPSLDQAKRKKKPGPGDEPDGQLSMF
- the cysS gene encoding cysteine--tRNA ligase codes for the protein MADAPQLRLYNTATRTKEYFTPIDANNVRMYACGPTVYDFAHIGNARPVIVFDVLFRLLRHFYGTEKVTYARNITDVDDKINARAATEYPNLPLNEAIRRVTEGTNNQFQADIKALANLEPSSQPRATEHLDDMRNIIEKLIERGVAYVADEHVLFSPSAMNALGGARYGALSHRPFDEMLAGARVDVASYKRDEMDFVLWKPSRNGEPGWPSPAGIETLGRPGWHIECSAMSMAKLLAPFGGGLKCDDPYKNQFDIHGGGIDLVFPHHENELAQSCCAFGTERMANIWMHNGFLQVEGQKMSKSLGNFITIRDVLNDGLPQLGVWDDKDARDRWVGLAARLSMLQTHYREPINWTAQRLAESAEELHRWYGLLRDADFAAPSALSVVEEVADALSDDLNTWSAITALRKAFKAKDVAALGEGMALLGLLDPYFVTAQDLPVFAKADVDTAAIDALIAERLNFIAGKNWAEADRIRDELLAQGVQLKDGKHPDTGERITTWEVVS
- the cimA gene encoding citramalate synthase, which encodes MARERIYIYDTTLRDGQQTPGIDFSVEDKKAIVILLEELGVDYVEGGYPGANPTDTAFFKKRQTSRAKFAAFGMTKRAGVSASNDPGLTALLQASSDAVCFVAKSWDYHVRIALGCTNEENLESITASVTAVRMAGREALVDCEHFFDGYKANPEYALSCAKAAYEAGARWVVLCDTNGGTQPSEVAEIINAVKAVVPGESLGIHAHNDTEQAVAVSLAAIDAGVRHVQGTLNGIGERCGNANLVSLIPTLALKPYWADRFELGVKPDALKAITRISRAFDDILNRAPTEQAPYTGTSAFATKAGIHASALLKDPQTYEHVPPETVGNRRRVMVSDQGGKSNFIAELERRGIRVAKDDVRLDTLIALVKEREAEGYAYEGADASFELLARAMLNPQPEFFKVDSFRCLVERRFDANGSLKTVSEAVVKVEVDGEMHMSVAEGHGPVNALDIALRKDLGRYQDEIEDLELVDFKVRILNGGTAAITRVLIESGDATGARWRTVGVSDNIIDASFQALMDSVNYKLMKNRSLAGLVAAE
- a CDS encoding GFA family protein, whose amino-acid sequence is MTLDNKPLYSGGCQCGAVRFHVEGVLGSASICHCRMCQKAFGNFYAPLVSVGEAKLIWTRNEPKRFQSSNHVKRGFCAECGTPLTYEAPDGVALSIGAFDAPEEIEPTIQWGVEVKLPYVDDLAKLPGFETERDPESVQFVRTMVSYQHPDHDTEN
- a CDS encoding hydrolase, which translates into the protein MPKNELQPRQDKLIDQYREIGPAVLVAALMSKTNRESKGRNDNTRRSILAVKKTG
- the rarD gene encoding EamA family transporter RarD, with protein sequence MTEQTLSGGQLSDGSRGFMMAMGAYGLWAILPFYLKALSHLPALEIVVHRVIWSVPVAAILLLFIGQFRTILDALRKPRMLAMAALTAALITVNWSVYVWAVAHDQIIGAALGYYINPLFNVVLGGLFLGERLSKVQYVAVGFAFAAVLVLTLNAGGLPWVSLVLPLTFGLYGFFRKSLPMPPLQGFTLEVVILSIPALGYVFWLMANGQDHFFSGTMSNVSLLLLAGPFTAIPLILYAGGAKLLRYTTLGLMQYLTPTLLFIFAIFIFHEPFSNAQLVAFVLIWTGLIIYTWSSLSAHRKARARA